In bacterium, one DNA window encodes the following:
- a CDS encoding radical SAM protein has product MRTLKNYLIPKMLPEELNKLLTLHNDVMKKILSDEKSRSDSNLTVYEIKRKLFKAYLKECCLCGHKCGGERIDKGECAMGNTSYYHQHFVHIGEEKEIGRTLVIELIGCNIRCRFCQKGELINPHEVKGISFTPSLWEEIRKEYPPGEFDNISFLGGNPDQSFLAILNFLRNAPSWASYLPIIWHTNGYSTPAFYNLLWGLVDILVFDFKYFNNNCAFTLSQAPQYKETATSALKTICEKKLFNLVIVRHLVLPGHWDCCQRPLVEHLRGLKSAIIFHPMAQYKPAWKITEKGGKLSLPLENSEFRQVEDYALNAGLTLTF; this is encoded by the coding sequence ATGAGAACCTTAAAAAATTACCTGATTCCGAAAATGTTACCAGAAGAATTAAACAAACTCCTTACTCTTCACAATGATGTAATGAAGAAAATCCTTTCAGACGAAAAATCAAGGTCTGATAGTAACCTTACTGTTTATGAGATAAAAAGAAAACTCTTTAAGGCATACCTCAAAGAATGCTGCCTCTGTGGACATAAATGTGGCGGGGAAAGAATAGACAAGGGTGAATGTGCTATGGGAAATACCTCTTATTATCATCAGCATTTTGTTCATATAGGAGAGGAAAAAGAGATAGGAAGAACTCTGGTAATAGAACTTATAGGTTGCAACATAAGGTGTAGATTCTGCCAGAAGGGAGAATTGATAAACCCTCATGAGGTTAAAGGCATATCTTTTACACCTTCTCTTTGGGAAGAAATAAGAAAGGAATATCCTCCTGGTGAATTTGATAATATATCCTTTTTAGGAGGAAACCCTGACCAATCTTTTCTGGCAATCTTAAATTTCCTGAGGAATGCACCTTCCTGGGCATCATATTTACCTATAATATGGCATACGAATGGCTACTCTACTCCGGCATTTTATAATCTTCTTTGGGGACTTGTGGATATATTGGTTTTTGACTTTAAATACTTTAATAATAATTGTGCCTTTACCCTTAGCCAGGCACCACAATATAAAGAGACAGCAACATCTGCATTGAAAACTATTTGTGAAAAGAAATTGTTCAATCTGGTAATAGTCCGGCATTTAGTCTTACCGGGGCATTGGGACTGCTGTCAGAGACCACTTGTTGAGCACCTTAGAGGGTTAAAAAGTGCCATAATCTTCCATCCTATGGCTCAATATAAACCAGCATGGAAGATTACGGAGAAAGGTGGTAAACTATCTTTACCATTGGAAAATTCAGAATTTAGGCAGGTTGAAGATTATGCCTTAAATGCGGGACTGACTCTTACTTTTTAA